In Phacochoerus africanus isolate WHEZ1 chromosome 1, ROS_Pafr_v1, whole genome shotgun sequence, the following are encoded in one genomic region:
- the TMEM158 gene encoding transmembrane protein 158, with protein sequence MLPLLAALLAVACPLPPARGGAADTSGLLGAPPNASVNASSAGEPAAPRLLASAAPGAPEHPGPEEEVAAAPCNISVQRQMLSSLLVRWGRPRGFQCDLLLFSTNAHGRAFFAAAFHRVGPPLLIEHLGLAAGGAQQDLRLCVGCGWVRGRRPGRLRAAGATAGAPTALPSYPAAEPPGPLWLQGEPLHFCCLDFSLEELQGEPGWRLNRKPIESTLVACFMTLVIVVWSVAALIWPVPIIAGFLPNGMEQRRTTASTAAAAPAAVPAGTTTAAAAAAAAAAAAAAAVTSGAATK encoded by the coding sequence ATGCTGCCCCTGCTCGCTGCGCTGCTGGCCGTCGCCTGCCCGCTGCCGCCAGCCCGCGGCGGGGCCGCGGACACATCGGGCCTCCTCGGGGCGCCCCCCAACGCCTCGGTCAACGCGTCGTCCGCGGGCGAGCCCGCTGCCCCCCGGCTGCTGGCCTCGGCGGCGCCCGGGGCTCCCGAGCACCCGGGCCCGGAGGAGGAGGTGGCGGCGGCGCCGTGCAACATCAGCGTGCAGCGGCAGATGCTGAGCTCCCTGCTCGTGCGCTGGGGCCGCCCGCGGGGCTTCCAGTGCGACCTGCTACTCTTCTCCACCAACGCGCACGGCCGCGCCTTCTTCGCCGCCGCCTTCCACCGCGTCGGGCCGCCACTGCTTATCGAGCACCTGGGGCTGGCGGCGGGCGGCGCGCAGCAGGACCTGCGCCTCTGCGTGGGCTGCGGCTGGGTGCGTGGCCGCCGCCCGGGCCGCCTCCGGGCCGCCGGCGCCACCGCCGGGGCGCCCACCGCGCTGCCCTCCTACCCCGCGGCGGAACCGCCCGGGCCACTGTGGCTGCAGGGTGAACCGCTGCATTTTTGCTGCCTGGACTTCAGCCTGGAGGAGCTTCAGGGAGAGCCCGGCTGGCGGCTGAACCGCAAGCCCATCGAGTCCACGCTGGTGGCCTGCTTCATGACCCTGGTCATCGTCGTGTGGAGCGTGGCCGCCCTCATCTGGCCAGTGCCCATCATCGCCGGCTTCCTGCCCAACGGCATGGAGCAGCGCCGGACCACCGCCAGCACCGCCGCCGCAGCCCCCGCCGCGGTGCCCGCGGGGaccaccaccgccgccgccgccgcagccgccgccgcggccgccgcagCCGCGGCCGTCACCTCGGGGGCGGCGACCAAGTGA